Below is a genomic region from Desulfobacter sp..
ACGCATGGTCTCGTTAATCCTCTATGGGCAGTTCAAGGGTAAAACTTGTCCCCGACTGTTTTGAGTTATTGGAGGTTGCACTGACCACTCTTAAATCTCCGCCTAATTTTTTGGCCATTTCATAACTGATAAACAGCCCTAACCCGGTTCCCTCGCCCGGCTTTTTAGTTGAATAGAAAGGGGTGAATATGTTTGAAATGGCCTGTTTTGAAATCCCGCTGCCCGAATCGTTTACTTCAATTTTAACCATTTTCAATACCCGGACAAAATGAGTTTTCAATATAAGGCTGCCCCCGTCGGGCATGGCCTCAACAGCATTTGCGACCAGGTTGGTCAGTATGGATTGCACGGTACTGGCATGGGCAACGACATCCGGTATATTTTTTTCCAACTCAAGTTTTACGTCTATTTTTTTTGAATTGCAGTGGGGAATGGTAATTTCCATCAGTTTAGTCAACAAACGATTACAGTCAACGGTCTTAGAATCACTGTGGGTGTGTCTTGAAAAGTACATTAGATTTTTGATAACATTGCTTCCCTGTTTAACCTCATCAATCACGGTTGACAGGTGCTGGCCGATGCTGTTTCGATTGAGATCCTTATCCGCCAGTTCTTCAAGTGCAATTTGAGTATAAAGCAGGGCATTTGCCAGAGGCGTATTTAATTCGTGGGCAAGTCCGGAGGTCAGCAGCCCCAATGAGGCGAGCTTTTCTTTTTGAATGACTTGAAATTCCATCTCTTTTTCGCGCTGATATTTTTCCTTGACCATGTTTGCGATGACCGCTGATATAAAAAAAGCCAAAAGAAAGACAACACATCCGGTGATGGCGGCATAAATCAGGGCTTTTTTTTCAAGGGCTTTAATCCGGTTTAATATCTCAACCATATCCTGGTCAGCAAAGACAATCCAGTTGAAAGGCGGTATGTTTTGTTGTGACTGCAAAACGGTTTTCCCTCGGTAATCAATGGATTGGCGGGCAGGTAACAGGGTGTTCAATACCGGCGTCTGGATTGAAATTTTAGTTTGAAGGGCTTTGGCCCCGAATCGGGAGGCGGATAAAAACCAGCCTCCCTTGTTGACCAGATAAACTTCCCCTGTATCCTCTATGTTATTTTCTTTTAACAGGACATCGATGAACCTGAAATCAACCATGGTGTACAAATATTTAGGGTCATCTTCATTCTGGTTTGTGAGCTTTTTGGATAGAATCAATACGGGATTCAGCTGGTCCTTGTCTGCAAGTAAAAAAAGTGTACCTGCCTGAACCCCCTTCCATGACAACCCGGGTTCGGTGGCTTTTTTCAGGATCTTGGGATCAATGGATTTTCCCTTTGAACTGAAAATCAGTCTTTTGGACTGGCTTAAAATAAAAAAATCAATATAGGGTCTGTGGGGATCGTTTTTCAACTGATTGATATGATGCTCAAAATTTGAGTCTGAAATGTCTAAAATACTGCAGAGCAGATTCATATCATTGACCCGTTCTATCATGAACTGCCGGATGGATTCTGCGTTTCGCTTTGATAAATTCATTAAATATAAGGCGGCTTTTTCCTCGATCATTTGTTTGCCCTGGGAGATTCCTATATACCCGAAAGAGACCAGGGGAACGAGTGCAACAAGCATGAATACACAGATTAAAAGCGATCGAAATTGCCGAAAGTACAGCTTTGTGAATTTTGTATCTATGATATCACCATAAATAAATTATCCTCTCTGTTCAAATTACCCTTATCATAGAGACTTAATTTAACCAATGAGATTCCGATTAAAGAAGGGTGATTTATGAAACCGTAAAAAGGAATACCCCCTGGGTTTGCAGATTTGGAGTATAAAGCAGATTAAAATGGATGGAGCGGGAAGATAATGAGGATAGCGGTTCTCAAACTAAATTTCCATTGAGGTCAAAAGAATCGATAGAACACTGCCTTTTGACATGGTTCAAACGGAAGGTGTTTATGAAAACCGCTATATTTTCATCATAGATTAGGCGTCCCTAAGGCATTTTAAGGGGGGCGGTGGACGTTTTAGGGTATCAAATTGCCGTCGTTTCCGGCCTCAATTCCGTAAATGTTTCAATCAAGGGCATCCCCGAATACCACTCTTTAAAGTCTTTAAGGCCCATATTAAGACAAAAGGCCATGCGCAGGGTATATCTTGAATTCAAGGGGTCAAATTTGCCTGCAACCAAGAGATCAAGCCAGAAGACAATGATTGGAAAGAATCTTAATACATGAGATTGGGCAAAAACAGGATAATCCAGGGGCAGAGCATGAGGATGACCACGCCTGCCATCACGGCAACCAGAAAAGGGGTAATACCCTTGAATATTTTTTCCAGGGGGACTTGTTTTTTCAATACCGTTTTGGCCACCCCGTAAACCACATAGACATTGATGCCCACAGGCGGGGTAATGACTCCCATTTCCGTGACCATGACAATGATAATCCCGAACCAGATCGGATCATACCCCAGGGCCGTGACCACGGGGAAAAATATGGGCACGGTCAGGGTGACAAAGGCCAGGGCATCCATGAAGCAGCCCCCGAGAAAATAGATGAGAATAATCACGCCCATGACCAGGATGGGGGGCATGTCAAGCCCTCCGACCCAGGAGGCGATTTCAAAGGGGATTCGTGTGACCGCTAGAAATTTTCCAAAAATAACAGCCCCGGTAATGAGCATGAGGACCATGCACGAGGTCCTCAGGGTTTCCATCAGCGAGTTGACAAAGCCCTGCCATGAGATCTGTCGTCTTGCCACGGCAATGACGAGCACCCCGAAAGCCCCGACTGCAGCAGCTTCTGTGGGGGTGAACAGCCCGTAGAAGATCCCGCCCACCACGAGTCCGAATATGGCCAGGGTTTCGCCAAGCCCTAACAGGGCCTTGAATCGTTGTGCCCAGGAGAATTTTTCTCCTGCAGGCCCCTGTTCAGGAGACATTTGGCACCGGATATAGATGGATACGATAAAGAGAAGGGTGACCAGCAGGGCCGGGAAAATGCCGGCCACAAAGAGCTGGCCAATGGACTGCTCGGTGAGGATGCCGTAGATGATCAAGACCACGGAAGGGGGCATGATCATGCCGATGCCGCCGCCTGAAGCCACTGCCCCTGTGGAAAGTTCATCATCATAGTTGAACCGCTTCATTTCCGGCAGGCCCACCGTGGCCATGGTGGCGGCGGTGGCAGGACTTGATCCGCAGACCGCTCCAAAGGCGGTGCAGGCAGATACCGTTGCCATGGCAAGTCCTCCCCGGATGTGGCCTAAAAATTTATACCCGGCATCGTAGAGGCGTTTGGAAATCCCTGAATTAAACCCCAGCTGCCCCATGAGAATGAACAAGGGGATGGTGGTCAAATCATAGGATGAAAAGGTTTCATAAACATTTCTGGACAATAGGACCAGGGCGGCAGAGGGGGAAATCATCAGGGAAAAACCCGCCACCCCTACCAATGCCATGACAAAGGCCACAGGCATTCTTGTCATGAACATGAAAAGCATGATCATAATGCCGCAAATTCCGGCGAGGACAGGGCTCATCAGGATTCCTTTTTTTGCTTCATGGTGTCAATGATCCGCTGTCCTATGATCACAGCAAAAACCGCAAGTCCTGCGGCCAGAATAGAGACAATATAGTGGATGGGAAATTCCAGGTTCATGGAGACTTCTCCTGTGTCCCGTATATCCCCGGCATACAAGAACATCTGCCAGGCAATAACGCTGAACAGGATAAAGCTTAAGGTCCGGGTGATGATTTCAAGACCTTGCCGGATGTTTTTGGGCAAAAGCCTTGTGACAATTTCCACGCCCACATGGCCGTCCATTTTATAGGTATAGGGCAGGGCCGCTGCCATGACAATTACGGCTAAAAAGCCGACCAGTTCCACTGAGCCGAAAATGGGATGTTTGAAAAAACGGCCCACCACATCTGCCACGGTGAGCAGCATCATGGCGGTGAGGGCGGCAGCGCCCAGGTATTGAAGCCAGAGAGAGAGGCGGTCGAGTATGGATATTTTCGTTTTCATTGATGGTCTATTTATAAAGTCAATGGGTCCGCCAGGCTGAAATCTACGCCTGCCGGACCCGTTTGTTTAAGTTAACTGAAATATGAACTTACATGTTCGTTTTGATAAAGTCCACAATGACTTTTCCGTCCAGCCCTTTTTTGGCAGCGGTTTTAATATACTTGTCAATGACAGGGGCAGCCGCGGTACGCCATTTTTGGGATTCAGTCTCGGACTGGGCAATGACCTTGCCCCCTTTTTCCTTGAAAAAAGCCAGTCCTTTTTGATCTGATTCATCCCAGGCCCGCCCGTGTTTGCCTGCCCATTCAGCGTTGATTTCCAGGATGATTTTCTGCTGTTCCGGGGTCAGTTTAGCCCATTTGTCCTTGTTCATGAACACGGCAAAGGTTGTGGTATAGGCGGTGGAATAGTTTTGGACCATGTAGTGGACCACCTCTCCGAGTTTCCATCCCTTGTTGGATTCCATGGGATGGGAAGATCCGTCCACCACCCCTTTTTGAAGCATCTGGTAGCATTCCCTCATGCTTTTCCCCACAGGAGACGCCCCGAGAGCTGCCTGTACCAGTCCGCTGGTGCCGGTTCCCCGAAGTTTCAGCCCTTTGAGATCCTCAAGAGTGTTTACCCCTTTGTCCCGGGTGTGGATAAGTCCCGGCCCATGGGCATGGAGAAACATGATCTGGGTATCTTTGAACTCTTTGGGAGAAAATTCCTTGAGCACGGCATTGGCCAGGGCTGTCGCCTGGACGCCCGAAGTATAGCCCATGGGCAGATCAATGGCCGAGGCCACGGGAAACCGTCCCCTGGAGTAGGCCAGGACGGTCATGCCGATATCTGCAATACCGTTGACCACCCCATCATAGGTCTGGGGGGCTTTGGTCAAGGTGCCGGCAGGAAAGTAATCAATGTTAACTTCTTCATTTGTTCGTTTTTTAACCTCTTTGCACCAGGATTCTGCCAGCTGACTCTGGATATGGGTGGGGGGGAAAAAGTTAGCATAGCTCAGCTGGGTTTGGGCCCAGATGTTCGGCGTAAAAAGCAGGCCTATGGCTGTAATCAACAAAAGAGAGCGCATTGTTCTTTTCATGGGTATCCTCCGGAAGATAATCTAATAATAGTTACAATATAACTATAAATAAGATAGGGTTTCTACCCTATGGTATCCAAGCCTGATTCCCTGTCAAGGGAAAAAAAAGGGGGACAGGAAAAAATAGGGAAAAAATTGGTTGATCGATCAACTATGCCCGGTTTAAAAGGCTCTTGAAAGATATAAACGTCCATATTTTTAATTACAAAAAGCTGATTTATAGCTTTATTTTAGCTTTTTGACCGGAGAGGGACGCCCTGGTTTGGGGCAAGTAAAAAAAAAGATCTTAAATTTTCGGAAAGGCCTGGATAATTTGATAGGATCAACCATATTTTAAATTCATGGTCGGTTCGGTTTTTTGAACCAACCGTGGTTAGAGGGGGACAGATTCTCCGGACAATATCATCAGGGTGAGGTCGTCGGCCTGGGCGGCCAGCCTCTGGATGCATTGATCCTTGATCCATTGAACCTGCTCATGAACGGACATCTGCCTGGACTGGACCAGCCAGTTTAAAAATCCCTTAAATCCCAGAAGCCCTTGGTCTGGGGGATCATTTTTCAGCCGTCCGTCTGTGAATCCGTCCGTGTATAGGAACAGCCGGCTGTGGCCCATGGGGATGGTGTTTATTCGGGGAGATGAAACATTGGGCATCACCCCCAGTGGCGGGCCGCAGGGCTTGACCTGAATGATTTTTTCAGGGCCCATGATCAAGGGCGGCAAGTGGCCCATATTGATGAGGTGAACCTCATGGGTGACAGGATCAAACCAGCCGCCTGCAAAGGTGACAAACATCCCCTGGACAGCGGTTTCATAAAGTTCTGCATTCATCATTTCCACCACCCGGCTGATATCATCCCCTACCTTGCACAGACAGCTGAAAAGGGAGATGGCCTTTGCCATGAGCAGGGCTGCGGCCGTGCCTTTTCCCGAGACATCTCCGATGCAGAAGCCAATGGCGCCTGAAGGGAGAAAAAAACAATCATAAAAATCACCGGAAAGGTGATAGGCCGGGATATTAAAGGCATTGATATTGGAAAATTTTTTAAGATCCGGCTGAAGGCTTTTCTGAATTTCCCTGGCCTTCCCAAGCTCGGCTTCCAGGCGGCCGGCATATTCATCCCTTTGACTTAAAGAGTTCTGGAGTTTCCAGGTCAGCTCCCGGTAGGTGAGATTGTCCTCTACCAGTTTCTGGTTTGCCTGGTTCATGATCTGGTTGAAATCATCATGGCTTGTGGGTTTGATCTTTAAAGGGCCGGTGGCCTGACGGACCTGTTCGGGCAGAGAGGAGAGCAGGGTTTGGATCTGTTCGTCCGAGAGTTTAAAAAAGAGTTTGGACCTTTTTTCAAGCAGCTTCAGGGCTCCTGCTTTGTCATGACAGGTATAGACTGCATTGCACAGATCTGCCAGATGGATCAGGGCCGGCAGCATATTTTCCCGACTTGGTTTTTCAAACCGGTGGTGGGCTGAAATGGCCCGGGCATAGGATTTGGGCAGCCCCCATTTTCTGGCCAGAAGCCCGCCCATATGATCGTGGGTAACTTTAAACAAGGCCTCTTCCATGGCCCTGCGGTCTTCGGGCAGATTGGGCCTTAAAAGGGGCCATCGGTCGGCCTTTTCAGGGTCCATGTAAAAGAGGACCAAGAGTCCGATATCCTGGAGCATGCCCGCGGAAAAGGCCTCTTCCACAGGTCCGTTTACCATTTTTGCAAGTTCCCGGGCTGCCACCCCCCGGCGGACTGAATCTCCCCAAAAGGCATCCATGTCCAATTGGGGGATGGAAAATCTTGAAAGGCTTTCCTTGACCGCAAAGCAGAGCACTAGGCTTTGGATCTGTTCCATGCCCAGGACCACCAGGGCTTCGGAAATGGTATGAATCTGCCTGGAAAATCCGAAAAAAGCGGAATTGACAATGCCCAGGAGCTGAACCGTTAAAGAGGGGTTGGTTGATACCAGCCGGGTTAAGGTGTCAATCCGGGCATCCTCTCTTAGGGTATACTCGATTAGTCCCATGATATGATGGTCGGGCATGGGCAGGTTTTCTGGCCGGATGCGGCGGTAAAAAGACGGGTCTGTCATCTTTTGATGCCTTTGTTTGATGGTGTGATCATACGGCTATTTTTCAGCGGCTTGTTCAGGGTTTAAAATCAGTTCATAAGAGGGCGTTTGGCTGAACTGCTCCTTTGCATAGAGAATTTTTCTGTACGTCCCCGTGATGAACATTTGGGCCTGGTCATCATAAAAAGGGCTCATGAAGTTGCCTGAATTGCCTGTGGGTATAATGGACCAGGAATTGTCAGGATCGTTGCAGTCTATGAGCCTCCGGGTGGAGGGCAGGGAGGCCACCTTGTAATCGTGGCTGCCGGTTTTTGACTTGAGCTTGTTTACCGAGGTGAATTCAGAAGGGCTGGCAAAGGGACCCACATTGAACAATCTGTTCAAGGGTTTTTTCCGGCCCATGGCATGGACAAATTTGATGGTGTGAACCGATCCCCAGGTCCATTGGCTCTGGTCTGTTCCGTACCTGTCGCAAAGTTCTTTTACCCCGGCTTTAAAGCCCGCAACAATCAAAGCATCCCTGGATTGAACCTGGATTTTTTTAAGGCCTTCCATATCCCATTTTTCCTCTTTGGAGAGAAGCTCATGGATCCGGGCGGCCCGGTCAGAGGGCCTGAAATATCTTGTGAGCACCCCAATGGGATCGATGGGGATCATTGTGGGCAAATTGTTGGCCGTGATAATCATTGAATTCTCAGGGTTTTCCATCTGGGGATTTTTTTCAAAGGGAAGATAGCCTGACCATTCTTCTGCGCCAGACCCCCCGTTGTGGATTTTTTTTCCGCTCACCTGCCCCGCCCGGATGGGCACCCGGCCTGCCGCCCACCACCCGATATTGCCGCTATGATCTATATAGGAGATATTAAGACCCGGGGCGGCCAGTTTTGAGAGTGCAGTTCTAAACTGGTCCATGTTTTCAGCCTTGCCCATGCCATAGACCACATCCAGTATGGGGTTGTCCAGCTTATGGTATACCCAGGAGACAGAGACAGGACGGCCTGTGTATCCTGTTAAAAAATCTGAAATCACCGGGCCGTGGGGGGTGATCCGGATGGTCAGGATCACATTGTTTTCCCCTTTGACCTTGATCTCTTCTTTAAGGGTTTTGATTTTTACCCACTGGCCCTTGAACTTGACCTCATCTTTTTTCTCCGGATGAAAGGTCTCTGCGTAAAGGTCAAGATCGTCGTTTTCAAACATGGTGATGGCCCAGGCCTTGGTGGTGTTGTGGGCCAGCATGGGAAAGGGCATGAGAGGTAAATGATACCCGTAGTTTTCATATCCCGGGTATGAGAGATGGGCCTCATACCAGACCCCTGGATTGGCAATGCCGATATGGGGATCATTGGCCAGAATCGCATGGCCGCTTTTGGTTTTTCCAGGTCCCAATACCCAGGAGTTGCTTCCGGTAAAGGGCGGGAAAATTTTTGCGGTCTGGTCCAGCAGCCGCTGGTATGCCCGTGTAAATCCGGTAAATTCATGGGCCTTCTTGCCATGGACTGATCCAAGGATATTTGGGGATTTTTTTGTTGATGCAACGGCCAGGGCCTCTTTGCCGATCCCCTGGGGGTTCATCACCGTGGTGTGGTTGTTCAGGGTATAGGCAGGAAAGATCAGGTCAAGATCCGCCCGGGTTAAAAAGGGTTCGAGAATGGTGTACAGAGAATCTCGCTTGATGCCGTCGGCAAAGGAATAGGCCACATATCCCATGACGGCAATGCAATCTTTCCGTGTAAAGGGGGCAGGGGTAAATCCCAGCAGGGTATACTCCACGGGCAGGGGCTGGGTGGCGATACAATGATTCACCCCGTCCAGAAAGGCATCCAGAAAGGCCAGGGCCTCGGCATTGATCAGGTCTTCTTTTTCCAGATAGTCCTGGGCCCTGTGTTTGAGCATCAGGGTGCGAAACTT
It encodes:
- a CDS encoding HDOD domain-containing protein, with translation MTDPSFYRRIRPENLPMPDHHIMGLIEYTLREDARIDTLTRLVSTNPSLTVQLLGIVNSAFFGFSRQIHTISEALVVLGMEQIQSLVLCFAVKESLSRFSIPQLDMDAFWGDSVRRGVAARELAKMVNGPVEEAFSAGMLQDIGLLVLFYMDPEKADRWPLLRPNLPEDRRAMEEALFKVTHDHMGGLLARKWGLPKSYARAISAHHRFEKPSRENMLPALIHLADLCNAVYTCHDKAGALKLLEKRSKLFFKLSDEQIQTLLSSLPEQVRQATGPLKIKPTSHDDFNQIMNQANQKLVEDNLTYRELTWKLQNSLSQRDEYAGRLEAELGKAREIQKSLQPDLKKFSNINAFNIPAYHLSGDFYDCFFLPSGAIGFCIGDVSGKGTAAALLMAKAISLFSCLCKVGDDISRVVEMMNAELYETAVQGMFVTFAGGWFDPVTHEVHLINMGHLPPLIMGPEKIIQVKPCGPPLGVMPNVSSPRINTIPMGHSRLFLYTDGFTDGRLKNDPPDQGLLGFKGFLNWLVQSRQMSVHEQVQWIKDQCIQRLAAQADDLTLMILSGESVPL
- a CDS encoding TRAP transporter small permease; translated protein: MKTKISILDRLSLWLQYLGAAALTAMMLLTVADVVGRFFKHPIFGSVELVGFLAVIVMAAALPYTYKMDGHVGVEIVTRLLPKNIRQGLEIITRTLSFILFSVIAWQMFLYAGDIRDTGEVSMNLEFPIHYIVSILAAGLAVFAVIIGQRIIDTMKQKKES
- a CDS encoding TRAP transporter large permease, translated to MSPVLAGICGIMIMLFMFMTRMPVAFVMALVGVAGFSLMISPSAALVLLSRNVYETFSSYDLTTIPLFILMGQLGFNSGISKRLYDAGYKFLGHIRGGLAMATVSACTAFGAVCGSSPATAATMATVGLPEMKRFNYDDELSTGAVASGGGIGMIMPPSVVLIIYGILTEQSIGQLFVAGIFPALLVTLLFIVSIYIRCQMSPEQGPAGEKFSWAQRFKALLGLGETLAIFGLVVGGIFYGLFTPTEAAAVGAFGVLVIAVARRQISWQGFVNSLMETLRTSCMVLMLITGAVIFGKFLAVTRIPFEIASWVGGLDMPPILVMGVIILIYFLGGCFMDALAFVTLTVPIFFPVVTALGYDPIWFGIIIVMVTEMGVITPPVGINVYVVYGVAKTVLKKQVPLEKIFKGITPFLVAVMAGVVILMLCPWIILFLPNLMY
- a CDS encoding TRAP transporter substrate-binding protein; translated protein: MKRTMRSLLLITAIGLLFTPNIWAQTQLSYANFFPPTHIQSQLAESWCKEVKKRTNEEVNIDYFPAGTLTKAPQTYDGVVNGIADIGMTVLAYSRGRFPVASAIDLPMGYTSGVQATALANAVLKEFSPKEFKDTQIMFLHAHGPGLIHTRDKGVNTLEDLKGLKLRGTGTSGLVQAALGASPVGKSMRECYQMLQKGVVDGSSHPMESNKGWKLGEVVHYMVQNYSTAYTTTFAVFMNKDKWAKLTPEQQKIILEINAEWAGKHGRAWDESDQKGLAFFKEKGGKVIAQSETESQKWRTAAAPVIDKYIKTAAKKGLDGKVIVDFIKTNM
- a CDS encoding histidine kinase encodes the protein MLVALVPLVSFGYIGISQGKQMIEEKAALYLMNLSKRNAESIRQFMIERVNDMNLLCSILDISDSNFEHHINQLKNDPHRPYIDFFILSQSKRLIFSSKGKSIDPKILKKATEPGLSWKGVQAGTLFLLADKDQLNPVLILSKKLTNQNEDDPKYLYTMVDFRFIDVLLKENNIEDTGEVYLVNKGGWFLSASRFGAKALQTKISIQTPVLNTLLPARQSIDYRGKTVLQSQQNIPPFNWIVFADQDMVEILNRIKALEKKALIYAAITGCVVFLLAFFISAVIANMVKEKYQREKEMEFQVIQKEKLASLGLLTSGLAHELNTPLANALLYTQIALEELADKDLNRNSIGQHLSTVIDEVKQGSNVIKNLMYFSRHTHSDSKTVDCNRLLTKLMEITIPHCNSKKIDVKLELEKNIPDVVAHASTVQSILTNLVANAVEAMPDGGSLILKTHFVRVLKMVKIEVNDSGSGISKQAISNIFTPFYSTKKPGEGTGLGLFISYEMAKKLGGDLRVVSATSNNSKQSGTSFTLELPIED
- a CDS encoding penicillin acylase family protein, whose translation is MKQLAKVLFFFILFVFGLGILATGGAWIYLDHLQPKIQGSLNITKITQQTAIVRDQWGVPHITAQNGKDAYFALGLTLAQDRLFQMELQRRLAKGELAEILGPKLVDVDKKFRTLMLKHRAQDYLEKEDLINAEALAFLDAFLDGVNHCIATQPLPVEYTLLGFTPAPFTRKDCIAVMGYVAYSFADGIKRDSLYTILEPFLTRADLDLIFPAYTLNNHTTVMNPQGIGKEALAVASTKKSPNILGSVHGKKAHEFTGFTRAYQRLLDQTAKIFPPFTGSNSWVLGPGKTKSGHAILANDPHIGIANPGVWYEAHLSYPGYENYGYHLPLMPFPMLAHNTTKAWAITMFENDDLDLYAETFHPEKKDEVKFKGQWVKIKTLKEEIKVKGENNVILTIRITPHGPVISDFLTGYTGRPVSVSWVYHKLDNPILDVVYGMGKAENMDQFRTALSKLAAPGLNISYIDHSGNIGWWAAGRVPIRAGQVSGKKIHNGGSGAEEWSGYLPFEKNPQMENPENSMIITANNLPTMIPIDPIGVLTRYFRPSDRAARIHELLSKEEKWDMEGLKKIQVQSRDALIVAGFKAGVKELCDRYGTDQSQWTWGSVHTIKFVHAMGRKKPLNRLFNVGPFASPSEFTSVNKLKSKTGSHDYKVASLPSTRRLIDCNDPDNSWSIIPTGNSGNFMSPFYDDQAQMFITGTYRKILYAKEQFSQTPSYELILNPEQAAEK